A genomic stretch from Mycobacterium paraterrae includes:
- a CDS encoding acyl-CoA dehydrogenase family protein, whose amino-acid sequence MSERVLDRVMDLADQLRDQAAEAEQIGRLTDGTVKMMKSAGLIRLLQPKQYQGFEVHPREFAETVMATAALDPAAGWIVGVVGVHPYQLAYADPKVAAEVWADDVDTWMASPYAPQGVARPVDGGYIFNGRWQFSSGTDHCDWIILGAMLGDDAGVPLMPPQMLHMVLPRRDYHIVDDSWNVVGLRGTGSKDVIVKDAFVPSYRTMDATKVMDGSAQREAGMTEPLYLMPWSTMFPLGISAATIGIAEGALAAHLDYQRERIGATGTAIKDDPYVMHAIGEAAADINAARQELLANADRVYGMVAAGREVSFADRAAGRRTQIRAVWRAVSAVDEIFARSGGNAARMDKPLQRYWRDVHVGQLHAIHVPGTAYHASALSSLGIDPPDGPLRALI is encoded by the coding sequence ATGAGCGAACGTGTACTCGACCGAGTGATGGACTTGGCCGACCAACTGCGTGACCAAGCCGCTGAGGCAGAACAGATCGGACGGCTCACCGACGGTACCGTCAAGATGATGAAATCGGCCGGACTGATCCGGCTGCTACAGCCCAAGCAATATCAAGGATTCGAAGTTCATCCGCGCGAATTCGCCGAAACCGTCATGGCGACCGCGGCTCTCGATCCCGCCGCCGGGTGGATTGTCGGTGTGGTCGGTGTGCACCCGTATCAGTTGGCCTACGCAGATCCCAAAGTGGCCGCCGAAGTGTGGGCCGACGACGTCGACACCTGGATGGCCTCGCCCTACGCCCCCCAGGGGGTAGCGCGGCCCGTCGACGGGGGTTACATCTTCAACGGCCGCTGGCAGTTCAGTTCCGGCACCGACCACTGCGACTGGATCATCCTGGGCGCAATGCTCGGCGACGACGCGGGCGTGCCGCTCATGCCGCCACAGATGCTGCACATGGTCCTGCCGCGCAGGGACTATCACATCGTCGACGATTCATGGAACGTGGTGGGGCTTCGAGGAACCGGCTCCAAGGACGTCATCGTCAAGGACGCGTTCGTCCCGTCGTATCGGACGATGGACGCCACCAAGGTGATGGATGGCAGCGCGCAACGCGAAGCGGGTATGACCGAGCCGCTCTATTTGATGCCGTGGTCGACGATGTTCCCGCTGGGTATTTCGGCGGCGACCATCGGGATTGCCGAGGGTGCACTGGCCGCGCATCTGGACTATCAGCGGGAGCGTATCGGTGCCACGGGGACAGCAATCAAGGACGATCCCTATGTCATGCACGCCATCGGCGAAGCAGCGGCCGACATCAATGCTGCACGCCAGGAATTGCTGGCCAACGCCGACAGGGTTTACGGCATGGTCGCTGCCGGCAGAGAGGTTTCATTCGCCGACCGCGCCGCCGGGCGCCGTACGCAGATCCGCGCTGTGTGGCGCGCGGTGTCGGCAGTCGACGAGATTTTTGCCCGCTCAGGAGGCAATGCGGCCCGGATGGACAAGCCGCTGCAACGCTATTGGCGCGACGTACACGTCGGCCAGCTGCACGCCATCCACGTCCCCGGCACCGCGTACCACGCGTCAGCGCTGAGTTCACTGGGCATCGATCCGCCGGATGGCCCGCTGCGGGCCTTGATTTAG
- the bphC gene encoding biphenyl-2,3-diol 1,2-dioxygenase, protein MSNLKSLGYIAISTNDIDRWRQFAFGVLGFAEGKGPDSSALYLRMDERAARLIVVPGETDRVLTVGWEVRDHPALERVKAALDGAGVAFKQLSTDDAEARQVEEVITFEDPAGTTLEVFHGAVLDHSPVVTPFGAKFVTGDQGMGHVVVPATDPNGLFDFYTEVLGFRSRGAFRVPLPKEFGPVRVRFLGINERHHSLAIVPAAHQRDPRLVHIMVEVDSLDAVGQALDRVNAEGFQLSSTLGRHTNDKMVSFYVRAPGDWDIEFGTEGIRVDENHYTAEEITADSYWGHQWIGEMPAAMRM, encoded by the coding sequence ATGAGCAACTTGAAAAGTCTTGGCTACATCGCGATTTCGACAAACGACATCGATCGCTGGCGGCAGTTCGCCTTTGGCGTGCTGGGCTTCGCGGAAGGCAAGGGACCCGACTCCTCGGCGCTGTATCTTCGGATGGACGAGCGCGCCGCCCGACTGATCGTGGTGCCGGGCGAAACCGACCGGGTGCTCACGGTGGGCTGGGAAGTGCGCGACCACCCGGCATTGGAGCGGGTCAAAGCCGCCCTCGACGGTGCCGGCGTGGCGTTCAAGCAGCTGTCCACCGACGACGCCGAGGCGCGCCAGGTGGAAGAGGTCATCACGTTCGAGGACCCGGCCGGCACCACACTCGAGGTGTTCCACGGCGCTGTTCTCGACCACAGTCCGGTCGTCACGCCGTTCGGGGCGAAATTCGTGACCGGCGATCAAGGAATGGGACACGTCGTCGTACCGGCCACCGACCCCAACGGGTTATTCGACTTCTACACCGAAGTGCTGGGGTTCCGCTCCCGCGGCGCGTTCCGCGTGCCCCTACCGAAAGAGTTCGGCCCCGTGCGGGTCCGTTTCCTTGGAATCAACGAACGACACCACAGCTTGGCGATTGTGCCCGCCGCACACCAGCGCGACCCCCGGCTGGTCCACATCATGGTCGAAGTCGACAGCCTCGACGCGGTGGGTCAAGCGCTGGACCGCGTAAACGCCGAGGGCTTTCAGCTGTCGAGCACCCTGGGACGTCACACCAACGACAAGATGGTGTCCTTTTACGTCCGCGCACCGGGTGACTGGGACATCGAGTTCGGCACCGAAGGCATACGTGTCGACGAAAACCATTACACCGCAGAGGAAATTACCGCGGACAGCTATTGGGGCCACCAGTGGATCGGTGAGATGCCCGCGGCAATGCGAATGTGA
- a CDS encoding FAD-dependent oxidoreductase — MTGIDVTPLPAASITSWDDEADVVIAGYGVAGAAAAVEAARSGADVLVLERTASWGGAAAMAGGFIYLGGGTALQKACGFDDSIENMAAFLNVAMGPGADQKRIADYCAGSVAHFDWLVESGVPFKAEFFSQPGWEPMGDQGLMYSGGENAYPFNTIATPVPRGHVPQMQNKKQGEASAGFMLMKPLVEAATAAGARALYDVRVQRLIVESDGRVVGIRARKYGNDVAIRARRAVVLATGSFAYNDAMVAQFAPRIAGRPAASIEQHDGQAIKMAQALGADLAHMDATEVAIFVDPQQLVRGILVNARGQRYVAEDTYPGRIGQLTLYHQDNTAYLIIDGDAQEEAMNSLSPKLMLRPPTWVAETVTDLERDIGLPPESLTATVAAYNSGATRGEDPLLHKKPEWVKPIGTPLGAIDLRESTGGFTLGGLATTLDAEVLHVSGQPIPGLFAAGRSTAGLAAWGYASGISLGDGSFYGRRAGRSAARA; from the coding sequence ATGACAGGCATTGACGTCACACCCCTACCGGCCGCCTCGATCACCTCCTGGGACGACGAGGCCGACGTCGTCATCGCGGGCTACGGCGTTGCCGGCGCCGCCGCCGCGGTCGAAGCGGCACGGTCCGGCGCCGATGTGCTGGTGCTGGAACGCACCGCTTCCTGGGGTGGGGCCGCGGCGATGGCCGGTGGATTCATTTATCTCGGCGGTGGGACGGCGTTGCAGAAGGCTTGCGGCTTCGACGATTCCATCGAGAACATGGCGGCGTTCCTTAATGTCGCGATGGGCCCCGGTGCCGACCAGAAGCGAATTGCCGACTACTGCGCAGGCAGCGTCGCGCACTTCGACTGGCTCGTCGAGTCCGGGGTGCCGTTCAAGGCGGAGTTCTTCTCCCAGCCCGGTTGGGAACCAATGGGTGACCAGGGCCTGATGTACAGCGGCGGCGAAAACGCCTACCCGTTCAACACCATTGCCACCCCCGTACCGCGCGGGCATGTGCCACAAATGCAGAACAAGAAGCAGGGTGAAGCAAGCGCGGGCTTCATGTTGATGAAGCCCTTGGTGGAAGCCGCGACGGCGGCGGGTGCGCGGGCGCTTTACGACGTACGGGTGCAGCGCCTGATCGTCGAATCCGACGGCCGAGTAGTCGGTATCCGCGCCCGGAAGTACGGCAACGACGTGGCGATTCGTGCGCGCCGAGCCGTGGTGCTGGCGACGGGCAGCTTTGCCTACAACGACGCGATGGTGGCCCAATTCGCACCACGGATCGCAGGGCGCCCGGCCGCATCAATCGAGCAACATGACGGTCAAGCGATCAAGATGGCCCAGGCGCTTGGCGCCGATTTGGCGCACATGGACGCCACCGAGGTAGCGATCTTCGTCGATCCGCAACAACTGGTCCGCGGAATTCTCGTCAACGCGCGCGGGCAGCGGTACGTCGCTGAGGACACCTATCCGGGCCGGATCGGACAGTTGACGCTGTACCACCAGGACAACACCGCCTACCTGATCATCGACGGCGATGCCCAAGAGGAAGCAATGAACTCGCTGTCACCCAAGTTGATGCTGCGGCCACCAACCTGGGTCGCCGAAACCGTGACCGATTTGGAACGCGATATCGGTCTGCCACCCGAATCCCTGACGGCAACTGTCGCCGCGTACAACTCGGGCGCCACACGCGGGGAGGACCCGCTGCTGCACAAGAAACCCGAGTGGGTCAAGCCGATTGGCACGCCGCTCGGAGCCATCGACCTACGGGAGAGCACCGGTGGCTTCACTCTTGGCGGTCTGGCGACGACGCTGGACGCTGAGGTTCTACATGTGAGCGGGCAACCCATTCCCGGGCTGTTCGCTGCCGGCCGGTCGACTGCTGGGCTGGCCGCATGGGGTTACGCGAGCGGCATCTCGCTTGGTGACGGTAGCTTCTATGGTCGCCGCGCAGGTAGGTCGGCGGCAAGGGCTTGA
- a CDS encoding IclR family transcriptional regulator: protein MLETTQDVPAVEAATPTAVIDRISLVLDAFEGPGRLTLAQIVRRTGLPRSSAHRMLERLVQLRWLRRSGRDYELGMRLVELGSLAVHQDRLVRGAGPLLAELHRATGLVVHLAVLDGPDVVYLEKVGDRMYSSLPSRVGARQPAHCTAVGKAILAYTDDDTTVDLRARKTRYSIATTSHLAAELVKVRAHGVAFEREESLAGFGCVAAPIGSPGEAVAAVSVCGPMNRMMFDQRLVAPVRMTAMAIWRNVEDGPQRVAPTLQPLRPLRPSLQYA from the coding sequence ATGCTCGAGACCACCCAAGACGTCCCAGCCGTCGAAGCAGCAACCCCCACCGCTGTGATTGACCGGATCTCACTGGTTCTCGATGCATTCGAGGGGCCCGGCCGGTTGACGCTGGCCCAGATCGTCCGTCGCACAGGCCTGCCACGTTCGTCGGCGCACCGCATGCTCGAGCGTCTGGTCCAGCTGCGCTGGTTACGCCGAAGCGGTCGCGATTACGAGCTAGGGATGCGGCTGGTGGAACTCGGCTCGCTGGCGGTGCATCAGGATCGCTTGGTGCGCGGCGCGGGTCCGCTGCTGGCCGAACTGCACCGCGCCACCGGGCTCGTCGTTCACCTGGCAGTCCTGGATGGACCCGACGTCGTCTACCTCGAGAAGGTGGGCGATCGGATGTATAGCTCGCTGCCATCCCGCGTCGGCGCTCGGCAACCTGCGCACTGTACCGCCGTTGGCAAAGCCATCCTGGCCTACACCGACGATGACACCACTGTGGATCTGCGGGCCCGGAAGACGAGATACTCGATTGCCACCACCTCCCACCTCGCGGCCGAACTGGTCAAGGTACGGGCCCATGGTGTGGCGTTCGAACGGGAGGAGTCGCTGGCCGGATTCGGCTGTGTTGCAGCGCCGATCGGGAGCCCCGGTGAGGCCGTCGCCGCCGTTTCGGTTTGCGGCCCGATGAACCGGATGATGTTCGACCAGCGGTTGGTGGCGCCGGTCAGGATGACGGCGATGGCGATCTGGCGCAACGTTGAGGACGGCCCTCAGCGAGTGGCGCCGACACTGCAGCCGCTGCGGCCATTGCGTCCCTCCTTGCAGTACGCGTGA
- a CDS encoding alpha/beta hydrolase — translation MTLDPQIAPLIEALDGGFPPVHTMTGAQARATIRERFVPTANPESVAHIVDDTIPGPGGDIPVRMYRPAGDGLPLLVYAHGGGFVFCDLDSHDGLCRSIANHVPAVVISVDYRLAPENPWPDAAEDVYAVAKWTAENAEALGGDADRVAVGGDSAGGNLAAVTAVMARDRGGPLLAAQLLIYPVVAADFDTESYRLFGKGFYNPKPALQWYWDQYVPARADREHPYASPLRADLGGLPPAVIVTAGHDPLRDEGNAYGDALEAAGVATVRCPFEGGIHGFMTMPMLDLAHEARRQACLGLAQLLR, via the coding sequence GTGACCCTCGATCCCCAAATCGCCCCGCTGATCGAGGCGCTGGACGGAGGTTTCCCGCCGGTACACACCATGACTGGCGCGCAGGCGAGGGCCACCATTCGCGAGCGCTTCGTACCGACGGCCAACCCTGAATCCGTGGCCCACATCGTCGACGACACCATCCCGGGCCCCGGTGGCGACATCCCGGTCCGCATGTACCGCCCTGCCGGCGACGGGTTACCGCTTCTGGTGTACGCCCACGGCGGTGGTTTCGTATTCTGCGACCTCGACAGCCACGACGGGCTGTGCCGCAGTATCGCCAATCATGTTCCCGCCGTCGTGATTTCGGTCGACTACCGGCTGGCGCCGGAGAATCCCTGGCCCGATGCAGCCGAAGACGTCTATGCGGTCGCCAAATGGACAGCGGAGAACGCGGAAGCGCTCGGCGGTGATGCAGACCGTGTCGCGGTGGGTGGTGACAGCGCGGGCGGCAACCTGGCCGCGGTCACCGCGGTGATGGCGCGCGACCGCGGCGGACCCTTGCTCGCGGCACAGTTGCTGATCTACCCCGTGGTTGCCGCCGACTTCGACACCGAGTCATATCGCTTGTTCGGCAAGGGTTTCTACAATCCGAAACCGGCCCTGCAGTGGTACTGGGACCAGTATGTGCCCGCGCGTGCCGATCGGGAACATCCATACGCTTCTCCCCTGCGCGCCGACCTGGGCGGACTTCCGCCCGCGGTCATCGTCACCGCCGGTCACGATCCATTGCGCGACGAGGGCAACGCGTACGGAGACGCGCTGGAGGCTGCAGGTGTGGCCACGGTGCGATGCCCCTTCGAGGGCGGCATCCACGGATTCATGACGATGCCGATGCTCGACCTCGCGCACGAAGCGCGAAGGCAGGCATGCTTGGGACTGGCCCAACTGCTTCGTTGA
- a CDS encoding Dabb family protein: MYSVIRLIEVAERERERVLATVRSAAEAIHVSHRLIEPTLPGSRNGGDVLVHLRFDSRSQWHSAADEFDTALTDPGITRINGATYPGSPTRKDNTSGTVYRVLLLRVSPGTDANRLARFETELSSMPDYIPAIRAWQLSRVDDAIGTSPWTHVFEQEFRDLDGLMGPYLMHPIHWAVVDRWFDPECPDVIVRDRVCHSFCRCDAALPTS, encoded by the coding sequence ATGTATAGCGTCATTCGGCTCATCGAAGTCGCGGAGCGAGAGCGGGAACGCGTGCTGGCAACAGTGCGTTCAGCGGCGGAAGCGATCCACGTAAGTCACCGGCTCATCGAGCCGACGCTGCCGGGGTCGCGCAACGGCGGCGACGTACTGGTTCACCTGCGGTTCGATTCTCGAAGCCAATGGCACTCCGCCGCGGATGAATTCGATACCGCGTTGACAGATCCCGGAATCACCAGGATTAACGGCGCGACTTACCCGGGTTCCCCCACGCGCAAAGACAATACATCGGGCACCGTCTACCGCGTGCTGCTGCTGCGGGTGTCGCCCGGCACAGACGCCAATCGGCTCGCACGTTTCGAAACCGAATTGTCTTCAATGCCCGACTACATCCCGGCCATCAGAGCGTGGCAACTGAGCCGCGTCGACGATGCGATCGGGACGTCACCGTGGACACACGTATTCGAGCAGGAATTCCGCGACCTCGACGGACTGATGGGCCCCTACCTGATGCATCCGATCCACTGGGCAGTAGTGGATCGATGGTTCGACCCGGAATGTCCCGACGTGATCGTGCGAGACCGGGTATGCCACAGCTTCTGTCGTTGCGACGCCGCGTTGCCGACTAGCTGA
- a CDS encoding SDR family NAD(P)-dependent oxidoreductase: MSQLLCGKTALVTGSSRGIGRAIAQRLAAEGATVAVTARAYQPSQSARGGITSAIPGTIDETIALIQDVGGSAFGLAADIEDGAARDGLVDAVLDRTGRIDILVNNAGFADYSVIEDMSLETFDRTIEHYLRTPFVLTKAAVPQMRKQGGGWIVNIGSVTGVAPVRPYRPYNKTSGDVVYASCKAALHRFTQGVAAELLDANIAVNCVGPSTAIRTPGATQLIPESFYTEPVEYLAETVLAMCHLPAAQRTGLVAFSLHYPWSQHLPVHSLDGRSVLPPLEPPASANPNILVAGL, from the coding sequence ATGAGCCAATTACTCTGCGGCAAAACAGCTTTGGTTACTGGCAGCAGCCGCGGCATTGGACGCGCGATCGCTCAGCGCCTTGCCGCGGAGGGTGCGACCGTCGCGGTCACGGCGCGCGCCTACCAGCCGTCGCAGTCCGCCCGCGGCGGGATCACATCGGCGATACCGGGGACCATCGACGAGACCATCGCCCTGATCCAGGACGTCGGCGGGTCGGCGTTCGGACTCGCCGCCGACATCGAGGACGGCGCAGCGCGCGACGGTCTGGTCGACGCGGTGCTGGATCGGACCGGCCGGATCGACATCCTGGTCAATAACGCCGGTTTCGCCGACTACTCGGTGATCGAGGACATGTCCCTGGAAACGTTCGACCGAACCATTGAACACTATTTACGTACGCCGTTCGTGTTGACCAAAGCCGCAGTGCCGCAGATGCGTAAGCAAGGCGGCGGCTGGATCGTCAACATCGGATCGGTCACCGGTGTGGCCCCGGTGCGGCCGTACCGTCCCTACAACAAAACCTCCGGTGACGTTGTCTATGCGTCATGCAAGGCTGCGCTGCACCGCTTCACCCAGGGCGTAGCCGCGGAGTTGCTCGACGCCAACATCGCCGTGAACTGTGTCGGCCCCTCGACGGCGATCCGCACACCTGGTGCGACGCAGTTGATCCCGGAGTCCTTCTACACCGAACCCGTCGAGTACCTGGCCGAGACCGTGCTCGCGATGTGTCATCTGCCGGCCGCGCAGCGCACCGGCTTGGTCGCCTTCAGTCTGCACTACCCCTGGTCGCAACACCTGCCCGTGCACAGCCTCGACGGTAGGTCTGTCCTGCCGCCGCTGGAGCCGCCAGCGTCCGCCAACCCCAACATCTTGGTTGCCGGCCTGTAG